CTGGGGCTGCATGCTGCGATGTGGACAGATGATCCTAGGCGAGGCCCTGGTCTGCAGGCATCTAGGCCGAGGTATGGATGACTGCTTTACTAATTCTTTAGCGTCATCTGCTCCGTGAAGCATACAGCTAGTGGTATTGCGCGTACCCTTCAACGTTAGCTTCTATTATTCAAGATGcactgccccccctccccctctgaatTATCTCTGTCACTGTGTGGTACAGATCTCTTATTGCGCTGTACTAAAGTATTCTGTTCAATAGAGCACTTGTTTCACACAGCAAATGATAATGGTGTTTTTGTTAAGCAGACTGGAGATGGGTGAGAGGTCAGCCTCCGAGAGGAGAGTACATCGGTATCCTCAACGCCTTCCTTGACAAGAAAGACAGCTACTATTCTTTACATCAAATCGGTGAATACTGACTTGCAATTCATTCAATTTAAACTACTTAATTTTTTTCTTGCTTATCAAATTGGAAAATAGTTTTTCTTTTTGATTTGTAATCTCATACAATGATGCACTGATTCAGTCATCTTCATCTTTATTAGGATGACAGCATTGGTATAACATCATCTTCATCTTTATTAGGATGACAGCATTGGTATAACATCATCTTCATCTTTATTAGGATGACAGCATTGGTATAACATCATCTTCATCTTTTATCAACTTACATCAGTTGTCTGTGTACTGCAGCCCAGATGACATCATCATTAGGATGGCACTAACAtcagttgtgtgtctgtgtactgcaGCCCAGATGGGAGTCGGGGAGGGGAAGTCTATAGGCCAGTGGTACGGACCGAACACAGTGGCACAGGTACTGAAGTAAGTACAGTGAGCTCCTCACTTAGTCTCtagatcagggctctccaaccctcttcatgtagagataccctcctgtaggttttaactccaaacctgttcctggagagataccgtcctgtaggttttaactccaaccttgttcctggagaggtAACCAACAGGACGGTAgctgtccaggaacagggttggagttaaaacctacaggacggtagctgtccaggaacagggttggagttaaaacctacaggacggtatctctccaggaacagggttggagttaaaacctacaggacggtagctgtccaggaacagggttggagttaaaacctacaggacggtatctctagATGATCATCTAGTTACTAGATTATGACTGTACACTTTCAGCCTGATTTAAGACTAGTCctggataaaaaataaaatcatgCTGAATGAAGAGTTAGTCCAGGGCCTGTCTTAACCCATGTCAGGAAATCAGTCCCTTAGTGTTTACAGTCAACGTCTAAAAACTGTTGAATATTGTCCGTCTTGCCCTCAGGAAACTAACTGTGTTTGACTCGTGGAGTCGTCTGGCTGTACATGTTGCTATGGACAACACCGTGGTGATGAAGGAGATCAGTGAGTAGTGGAACACAGCCATGATACTTCATCATTACCACTATGCCTTATCAACGTGTAGAACATTCCATGACCTAGACTGAcccggtgaaagctatgatcccttattgatgtcacttgatcaatccacttcaatcagtgtagatgaagaggaggagacgagttaaatatatatattttttaagccttaagacaattgagacatggtttGGTGTATGtgagccattcagagggtgaatgggcaggacaaaatatttaagtgtctttgaacggggtatggtagtaggtaccagatgcaccggtttgagtcaagaactgcaacgctgctggtttTTTCACACtcccaacagtttcctgtgtctatcaagaatggtccaccacccaaaggacatccagacaacctgacaggactgtgggaatcattggagtcaacatggaccagcatccctgtggaacactttcaacactttATAGAGACCaggccctgacgaattgaggctgctcTGAGGGCCGAAGGGTGGcccactcaatattaggaaggtgttcctaatgttttgtacactgtgtatgtCGTTAATCAGAATGAATCAGTCATGGTACTTCTAGGGGTGTAGTCCTGCTGGAGCGCTGCTCCCTCACCTTCTTCAATCTGAGAAGACACGGAGCTGGTAAAACCAATTCTGGGAAATTTAATTCTGATCAATAATAATTAATTACTACTAAAATTAAATGAAAAATGATAGAATGACAAACCCTGAAATCTGTACAGCAGTCTAGAGGTAAATTAATGAtggtttcttctctctctgtacagcAGTCGAGGTTAATGAtggtttcttctctctctgtacagcAGTCGAGGTTAATGAtggtttcttctctctctgtacagcAGTCGAGGTTAATGAtggtttcttctctctctgtacagcAGCTTTCTCTGTACAGCAGTCGAGGTTAATGAtggtttcttctctctctgtacagcAGTCGAGGTTAATGAtggtttcttctctctctgtacagcAGTCGAGGTTAATGAtggtttcttctctctctgtacagcAGTCTAGAGGTTAATGGTCTTCTCTCTGACGCTGGCGAAAATGTTGAACTATAGGCTATATCTGTCCactgcaaaatatatatatatatatatatataaataaatatatatataaatatatatctaaatatattttcACCATGTGTCTGCCTTGATACTCATAAAACTCCACGGACCTCCTCAGTGGAACCCAGAACGAAATGTGACCACTTGGTTACGGCGACACACAAACCAGCGTTGAGCCTGACCCTATCTGGAAGTTGGTGTAACCCTGCTTGGAATATTTAGCTGCTATTGGTTGAGAATGATGCATGACCTGTTTCTAGATTGGTCAAGTTGGAGGTCATCAGGCATTTAGGTTCTAGTTTATTGAGATGCATGAATACACCACACCAAAATATAGATTTTTTATGTCAGTTTTAAAATagatttcctgtaattctacacagtAATGATTTATGTCCACTACTTGATGAATTGGTTTGATTTAATCTATgcaaataaattaaaataaataagtcACCTCTTTTAATGTTTATTTTAAATTCTTATTCTGTAATCGGGTATATTGTAAACGTGTTCAAGCGACTTAAGTGTATTTATGATACAGCGTGTAAGCTATACAATGCCTCGCAATGATATTAACCTATTTGTAtttacagtgtattcagaaaactttttccacattttgttacgttacagccttattctaaaattgatgaaatattaTTTTccacctcaatctacacacacaatatcccataatgacatcacaataacccataatgacatcacaataccccataatgacaacacaataccccataatgacatcacaataacccataatgacatcacaatacccaataataagtaaaaacaggtttttcgatttttgttgttgccaatatcacatttacataagtattcagaccctttactcagtactttgttgaagcacctttggcagcgattacagcctcgtcttcttgggtatgacgctaccagcttgacacacctgtatttggggtgtttctcccattcttctctgcagatcctctcaagctctgtcaggttggatggggagcgtcgctgcacagctattttcaggtctctccagagatgtacattgctccgttcatctttccctcgatcctgtctagtctcccagtcaccgccactgaaaaacatccccacagcatgatgctgccaccaccatgcttcaccgtagggatggtgccagatttcctccagacgtgacgcttggcattcaggctaaagagttcactcttagtttcatcagaccagagaatcttgtttctcatggtcagagtcctttagatgccttttgggaaaactccaagcgggctgtcatgtgccttttactgaggagtggcttccgtctggccactttaccataaaggcctgattggtggagtgctgcagagatggttgtccttctggaaagttctcccatctccacagaggaactctggagctctgtcagagtgaccattgagttcttggtcacctccctgaccaaggcccttctcccccgattgatcagtttggccgggcagccagctgtaggaagagtcttggtggttccaaacttcttcaattttagaatgatggaggccactgtgttcttggggaccttcaacgctgcagacatttttttggtaccctaccccagatctgtgcctcgacacaatcctgtctcggagctctacagacaattccttcgacctcatggcttggtttttgctctgacatgcactgtcaactgttggaccttatatagacaggtgtgtgtggcctttccaaaccatgtccaatcaattgaatttaccacaggtggactacaatcaagttgtagaagcatcaaggatgattcatggaaacaggatgcacctgagctcaattttgagtcttatagcaaaaggtctgaatacctaagataatgttttacatacatttgcaaaaattcctcaaccagttttcgctttgtcattatggggtactgtgtgtagattaatgaggaaaaataattgaatccattttagaataaggctgtaaagtaacaatgtGGGAATAcggaaggtgtctgaatactttgtgaATGTGCTGTACATTAGGGTATAGCCTCCAAATAGCTATTCCACGTAGTCATAGACCTattagccagcagcataccaccctgcatcccactgctggcttgcttctgaagctaagcagggttggtcctggtcagtccctggatgggagaccagatgctgctggaagtggtgttggagggccagtaggaggcactctttcctctggtctaaaaaaatatcccaataccCCAGGGCAGAGATtagggacactgccctgtgtagggtgccgtcttttggatgggatgttaaacgggtttcctgactctctgaggtcattaaagatcccatgtcacttattgtaagagtaggggtgttaaccctggtgtcctggctaaattcccaatctggccctcataccatcacggccatctaatcatccccagcttacaattggctcattcatcccctgtaactattccccaggttgttgctgtaaatgagaatgtgttctcagtcaacttacctcgtttaatgatatatatatatatatatatatatatatatatatatatatattagggtATAGGCCTACTGCAAATTCCTGTTGTTTGGCCAGATGTCAGAGCTATCCTTCAGCACCAGAAGTTGGTTCAACTTCTTTACCACACAGTGTGCTCCAATCTGATGGCTTCGCCTAATAAGCCCTACtgatgttattgttattttttttatataaaaaaaaaaaagattcacTTTACAATGGTCCTCATTTATTAAAGTTAGTTAAAAGCTGAATCAATGTTTGCAAGACCACAATTATGAATCAGTATTTTACATAACAGAACTGAATATAATAGCATAGCCTATATAAACCTTACTCTTACACCAAAAATTGCTACTTTTTAATTCGATTTTAGGATGGATAGATGAAGcagaatagtaaaaaaaatatttccgcCAAAACTCGGAGCGCGCCACTAGGTGCAAAATACAAGAAAGGCTAATGGTTTAACATCATCAGCTAGAATTCGCTCATGAAACAGTAATTCAATAAGAATCTGATTGAGATCAATCAAATGAGTCGCATGCAGATACAGTTTCACTGGTATTTTTttaattacagtaccagtcaaaagtttacaatcctactcattccagggtttttctttatttgtactattttctacatttgtagaataatagtgaagacaaactatgaaataacacatatggaatcatgtagtaaccaaaagtgttaaacaaatcaaaatgtattttatatttgagattcttcaaagtagccaccctttgcctttgacagctttgcacattcttggcattctctcaactagcttcatgaggtaattaCCTGGAATGTGTTTAAATGaacgttgaaagtttcttcaagtgcagtcgcaaaaaccatcaagcgctatgatgaaactggctctcatgaggaccgcaactGGAGAGAAAGACactgagttacctctgctgcagaggataagttcattacagtaacagacacatctcaacattgactgtgaaccaggccttcatggttgcattgttgcaaagaaaccactactaaaggacaccaataagaagagacttgcttgggccaagaaacatgagcaatggacattagacaggtggaaacctgtcctttggtctgatgagtcaaaatttgagatttttggttccaaccgccgtgtctttgtgagacacagagtaggtgaacggatgatctccgcatggtgggaaccacacgtgaagcatggaggaggaggtgttatggtgtgggggtgctttgctggtgacattgacagtgatttatttagaattcaaggcacacttaaccagcatggctaccagagcattctgcagcaatacaccatgcattctgatttgcgcttagtgggattatcatttgtttttcaacaggacaatgacccaacacacctccaggctgtgtaaaggctatttgaccaagaatgagagtaatggagtgctgcatcagatgacctggtctccctcaacccaattgagatggtttgggatgagttggaccgcagaatgaaggaaaagcagccaataagtgctcagcatatgtgggaacttcaagactgttttaaaagcattccaggtgaagttggttgggaaaatgccaagagtgcgcaaagggtggctactttgaagaatctaaaatatctaaaatatattttcatttaacactttttttgttacaacatgattccatatgtgttatttcatagttttgatatcttcactattatagtAAACAAAAAAAACCTTGActgagtaaatcaaatcaaatttatttataaagcccttcgtacatcagctgatatctcaaagtgctgtacagatacccagcctaaaaccccaaacagcaagcaatgcatgtgaaagaatcacggtggctaggaaaaactcgctaggaaaaactccctagaaaggccaaaacctaggaagaaacctagagaggaaccaggctatgaggggtggccagtcctcttctggctgtgccgggtggatattataacagaacatggtcaagatgttaaaatgttcataaatgaccagcatggtcaaataataataatcatagtagttgtcgagggtgcaacaagcacgtccggtgaacaggtcagggttccatagccgcaggcagaacagttgaagctggagcagcagcacggccaggtggactggggacagcaaggagtcatcatgccaggtagtcctgaggcatggtcctagggctcaggtcctccgaaagaaagaaagagagaattagagagagcatatttaaattcacacaggacaccggataagacaagagaaatactcgatgtaacagactgaccctagccccccgacacataaactactgcagcataaatactggaggctgagacaggagggatcagaagacactgtggccccatccgatgatacccccggacagggccaaacaggcaggatagtaGGTGTGCAAATAGCACTACACCACTGGGTAtttcccttcggcaaatcagatcacgactccattttgctcctcccttcctataggcagaaactcaaacaggaagaacCCATGTTAAggtcggaatccatgcttcaagattgttttgatcacgcggactgggatatattCCGGGTAGCCTCggagaataacattgatgtatacacagtgactgagttcatcagaaaGTGTAtaagaggatgttgttcccactgtgactattaaaacctacccaaaccagaaaccgtggatagatggcagcattcacgctaaactgaaagtgcgaaccaccgcatttaaccatggaaaggtgactgggaatatggcagaatacaaacagtgtagttattccctccgtaaggcaatcaaacaggcaaaacgtcagtacagagacaaagtggaatcggaattcaacggctcagacacgagatgtatgtggcagggtctacagacaatcacgcatTTCAATGGGAAAACctgccacgtcgcggacaccaatgtcttgctcccggacaagctaaaccccttcttcgcccgctttgaggataacacagtgccatcaACGCAGCCCGCTCCCatggactgtgggctctcgttctccgtgaccgacatgagtaagacattttaagcgtgttaaccctcgccaggctgccggcccagacggcatccctagctgcgtcctcagagcatgcgcagaccagctggctggtgtgtttatggacatattcaatctctccctaccccagtctactgtccccactttcttcaagatgtccaccattgttcctgttcccaagaaagcaaaggcaaCTGAAATAAACGACTATCACCTCgtaacactcacttctgtcatcatgaagtgctttgagaggctagttaaagataatatcacctccaccttacctgacaaccTAGACCCACaacaatttgcttaccgcctcaatagattcacagacgatgcaatcgccatttgcactgcacactgccctatttcatctggacaagaggaatacatatgtaagaatgctgttcattgactatagctcagcattcaacctcATGGTACCCTCCAAGcttatcattaagcttgaggctctgggtctgaaccccaccctgtacaactgggtcctggacttcctaacgggccgcccccaggtggtgaaggtaggaaacaacaccttcactttgctgatcctcagcactggggccctacaagggtgtgtgctcagccccctcctgtactccctgttcacccatgactgcgtggccatgcacgcctccaactaaaatatcaagtttgcagatgacaaccatagtaggcttgattaccaacaatgacaaaacgaatgagctgatcatggacttcaggaaacagcagagggatcaCATGTATTTGTAGTGCTCCCTCACCTAATGAACTAGTACTAGACCACTGGGTACTTCATGATTACCACTATGCCTCATCAATGTATAGAACATGTGGTTAAAGACTGGGACATCAACTGTTACTCCTAACGTTAACATAAtccctttttttgtattttttttgtcagTGCAGTCCAGGTAACCCTATTGGATCTTGTGGACCACCGATGGACCAGTCTCCACCATAATTATAGATGGGAACAGGCTATTTTTATTTATGAGATGAGAGCTAGACTAATGATAtttgacctctcctctcccccagagcGGGTGTGTATTTACACAAAATGTATTATGTTTTTTCCTCACCAGAGCAGTTGTGTATGCCCTGGCTGGACTATGGTGGAGCAGCGTGTGCAGAGCCCCCGGGGTGGATGCCGACGCATAACGGCTGCCTGGAGGGGGCCTGTGCCCTGGCTGAGGAGGAGACGGCTCTCTGGAAGCCCCTGGTCCTTCTCATCCCTCTCAGGCTGGGCCTGAGCGACATCAACAAGGCCTACATCGAGACCCTGAAGGTGGGACAGAGTGGCCAATCATACCAAAACAATACACAATTGCATTGAATTGACATGTAGACACGGTCAGTTTGATTTGTTCAATGACCAGTCACCTGCTACTGTTTAAAGGCTCAGCCATTGCCAATTTTGCTCGAgtgcctcttttttttttttaatgacctctctttctgtgtctcttctAAACAGCAATGCTTCCAGCTGCCCCAGTCCCTGGG
The Salmo salar chromosome ssa16, Ssal_v3.1, whole genome shotgun sequence DNA segment above includes these coding regions:
- the LOC106574199 gene encoding cysteine protease ATG4B isoform X3: MDAATLTYDTLGFGEFEDFPETSEPVWILGKEFNALTEKDDILSDVTSRLWFTYRKNFPPIGGTGPTSDTGWGCMLRCGQMILGEALVCRHLGRDWRWVRGQPPRGEYIGILNAFLDKKDSYYSLHQIAQMGVGEGKSIGQWYGPNTVAQVLKKLTVFDSWSRLAVHVAMDNTVVMKEIKQLCMPWLDYGGAACAEPPGWMPTHNGCLEGACALAEEETALWKPLVLLIPLRLGLSDINKAYIETLKQCFQLPQSLGVIGGKPNSAHYFIGYVGEELIYLDPHTTQSAVEPCEDSQVPDDTYHCQHPPCRMHICEIDPSVAVGFFCRTEDDFDDWCMRIRKIDVPQSGV